One Microbacterium sp. zg-B96 genomic region harbors:
- the mraZ gene encoding division/cell wall cluster transcriptional repressor MraZ, with product MLLGTHTPKLDDKGRVILPAKFRDDLGGGVVITRGQERCLYVFSTAEFERVYERIREAPLTNKQSRDFQRMFLSGASAEKPDGQNRITIPPPLRTYANLGRELIITGVGAHAEIWDADAWNAYAEGNEDSYSDMEQEVIPGLF from the coding sequence ATGTTGTTGGGCACGCACACTCCCAAACTCGACGACAAGGGTCGGGTCATCCTTCCCGCGAAGTTCCGCGACGATCTCGGCGGCGGCGTCGTGATCACCCGCGGGCAGGAGCGCTGCCTGTATGTGTTCAGCACTGCCGAGTTCGAGCGGGTGTACGAGCGCATCCGCGAAGCGCCCCTGACAAACAAGCAGTCCCGCGACTTCCAGCGCATGTTCCTCTCGGGGGCCAGCGCCGAGAAGCCGGACGGCCAGAACCGCATCACGATCCCGCCACCACTGCGCACCTACGCCAACCTCGGGCGCGAGCTCATCATCACCGGCGTCGGCGCTCACGCGGAGATCTGGGACGCGGACGCGTGGAACGCGTACGCAGAAGGAAACGAAGACAGCTACTCGGACATGGAGCAGGAGGTGATTCCGGGCCTTTTCTGA
- the rsmH gene encoding 16S rRNA (cytosine(1402)-N(4))-methyltransferase RsmH, protein MNLRDIHTPVMLERCLELLGPALQHEGAVFVDATLGMGGHSEALLERFPQARLIGLDRDRDALRIAGERLARFGDRVSLVHTVYDGIAEAVASTGATAADAILFDLGVSSLQLDEADRGFAYARDAPLDMRMDQSSGTTAADILATYGEGDLRRIFERYGEEKLAGRYARAIIAARGTAPIQRSGHLVDILQEATPAALKAAGHPAKRVFQALRVEVNAELAALERAVPAALRLLPVGGRIVVLSYQSLEDRLVKRELAAASASTAPAGLPVELAEHAPRFRLLVRGAELASAEERARNPRATPVRLRAAERLREDI, encoded by the coding sequence ATGAACCTCCGCGACATTCACACCCCCGTCATGCTCGAGCGTTGCCTCGAGCTGCTCGGCCCTGCCCTCCAGCACGAGGGAGCCGTTTTCGTCGATGCGACCCTCGGCATGGGCGGTCACTCCGAGGCGCTGCTGGAGCGATTCCCGCAGGCACGCCTGATCGGCCTCGACCGTGACCGCGATGCGCTGCGCATCGCGGGGGAGCGGCTGGCCCGCTTCGGCGACCGCGTGAGCCTCGTCCACACCGTCTACGACGGCATCGCCGAGGCCGTGGCCTCCACCGGCGCCACCGCCGCCGACGCGATCCTGTTCGACCTCGGAGTGTCCTCGCTGCAGCTGGATGAAGCCGACCGCGGCTTCGCCTATGCGCGGGACGCGCCGCTGGACATGCGGATGGACCAGAGCAGCGGAACCACCGCAGCGGACATCCTCGCGACCTACGGCGAAGGCGACCTGCGCCGCATCTTCGAACGCTACGGCGAGGAGAAGCTGGCCGGCCGTTACGCCCGCGCGATCATCGCCGCGCGCGGCACCGCGCCGATCCAGCGCTCCGGACACCTCGTGGACATCCTCCAGGAGGCGACCCCCGCCGCGTTGAAGGCCGCCGGACACCCCGCCAAACGGGTGTTCCAGGCCCTGCGCGTCGAAGTCAACGCCGAGCTGGCCGCGCTGGAGCGGGCCGTACCGGCCGCGCTGCGCCTGCTGCCGGTCGGCGGGCGCATCGTCGTGCTGTCCTACCAATCCCTCGAGGACCGCCTGGTCAAGCGCGAACTGGCCGCGGCATCCGCCTCCACCGCTCCCGCCGGACTCCCGGTGGAGCTCGCCGAACATGCGCCGCGGTTCCGGCTGCTGGTGAGGGGCGCCGAACTCGCCTCCGCCGAGGAGCGCGCCCGCAACCCCCGAGCGACGCCCGTGCGCTTGCGCGCCGCCGAACGTCTGCGTGAGGACATATGA
- a CDS encoding penicillin-binding protein 2, producing MTTRATRSPRRRTVVALAVVLAVLSGFIVRLVDIQVVNADEHIADSQALALGATEDLYGARGEIVDADGEALATSILMYDGKLDPVNVGAVEREVDGVEVEVPWDQVAAEIGAITGQSADEIIKIVDDALAQDAGSRFAYLKKGLTTEQYRALADLRAPYLSFDMHPQRTYPDGAVAGNLVGFVGSDGEPLAGIEQIENDCLASADGELAYQRGKDGVVIPGTAVETPAVNGGTLQLTIDRDLQWYMQQLIAEEVQNKQAKSGTIFVLEVATGKIRAAAEYPTVDPNNVAASAAEDRGSRLFLNSYEPGSTLKAITAASVIDAGVATPLTTVTAGDYETFPNGARVGDFESHPVLNYTLTGALVDSSNVALSKFGEMLSAQARYDYLQRFGVGHGTAIGWPSEPKGDLAPASDWDNQQFYATTFGQGYTMTSPQVASAYQALANGGLKMPLSLVESCTLADGTVVKPDLPEPEQVVSKEAADAVTLMLENVAVQAQMAEFIAVDGYRIAAKTGTAQVAGENGYKAGVYFTSLIGIVPADDPQYIVLTTLDEPTTIKSSAANRQAFQKAMTQVLKNYRVLPSESQTPLLPKTQ from the coding sequence ATGACGACACGAGCCACCCGCAGTCCCCGCCGACGTACCGTCGTCGCGCTCGCTGTCGTACTCGCCGTGCTGTCCGGATTCATCGTGCGGCTGGTGGACATCCAGGTTGTCAACGCCGACGAGCACATCGCCGACTCGCAGGCGCTCGCATTGGGTGCCACCGAAGACCTCTACGGCGCGCGGGGTGAGATCGTCGATGCGGACGGCGAGGCCCTGGCCACCAGCATCCTGATGTACGACGGCAAGCTCGACCCCGTCAATGTCGGGGCGGTCGAGCGCGAGGTCGACGGCGTCGAGGTGGAGGTGCCCTGGGATCAGGTGGCCGCCGAGATCGGCGCCATCACCGGGCAGAGCGCAGATGAGATCATCAAGATCGTCGATGACGCCCTCGCCCAGGATGCCGGCAGCCGGTTCGCCTACCTGAAGAAGGGGCTGACGACCGAGCAGTACCGCGCCCTGGCGGATCTGCGCGCCCCGTACCTGAGCTTCGACATGCACCCGCAGCGCACCTACCCCGACGGAGCGGTGGCCGGGAACCTGGTCGGCTTCGTCGGGTCCGACGGTGAGCCGCTGGCGGGGATCGAGCAGATCGAGAACGACTGCCTTGCTTCGGCCGACGGCGAGCTGGCCTACCAGCGAGGCAAGGACGGCGTCGTCATCCCCGGCACCGCCGTGGAGACCCCCGCCGTGAACGGCGGCACCCTGCAGCTGACGATCGACCGCGACCTGCAGTGGTACATGCAGCAGCTCATCGCCGAAGAGGTGCAGAACAAGCAGGCCAAGAGCGGCACGATCTTCGTGCTCGAGGTCGCGACCGGCAAGATCCGCGCCGCCGCCGAGTACCCGACCGTCGACCCCAACAACGTCGCCGCGTCCGCAGCTGAGGACCGGGGCTCCCGGCTGTTCCTCAACTCGTACGAGCCGGGCTCGACGCTCAAGGCCATCACCGCCGCGAGCGTCATCGACGCCGGGGTGGCGACCCCGTTGACCACGGTCACCGCGGGCGACTACGAGACCTTCCCCAACGGCGCGCGGGTGGGTGACTTCGAGTCGCACCCCGTGCTCAACTACACCCTGACCGGGGCGCTCGTGGACTCCTCGAACGTCGCGCTGTCGAAATTCGGCGAGATGCTGTCGGCACAGGCCCGGTACGACTACCTGCAGCGCTTCGGCGTGGGTCACGGCACGGCGATCGGCTGGCCGTCCGAGCCGAAGGGCGACCTCGCCCCGGCATCCGACTGGGACAACCAGCAGTTCTACGCCACGACGTTCGGGCAGGGGTACACGATGACCTCCCCGCAGGTCGCCAGCGCCTACCAGGCGCTCGCGAACGGCGGCCTGAAGATGCCGCTGTCGCTGGTGGAGTCCTGCACGCTCGCCGACGGCACGGTCGTCAAGCCCGACCTCCCCGAGCCCGAGCAGGTCGTGTCGAAGGAAGCGGCGGATGCCGTGACCCTCATGCTCGAAAACGTCGCCGTCCAGGCGCAGATGGCCGAGTTCATCGCCGTCGACGGCTACCGCATCGCTGCGAAGACCGGTACGGCCCAGGTCGCCGGCGAGAACGGGTACAAGGCGGGCGTGTACTTCACGTCGCTCATCGGCATCGTCCCGGCGGACGACCCGCAGTACATCGTTCTCACCACGCTCGACGAGCCGACTACCATTAAGTCGTCTGCCGCCAACCGCCAGGCCTTCCAGAAGGCAATGACGCAGGTGCTCAAGAACTACCGCGTCCTGCCGTCTGAATCGCAGACGCCACTTCTTCCCAAGACGCAGTGA
- the murF gene encoding UDP-N-acetylmuramoyl-tripeptide--D-alanyl-D-alanine ligase: MIALTFAEVARATSGELRPAAGAGPDTVVSGAVDTDSRLIEPGGIFVAKPGEITDGHEFVDAAVQRGATLAIVERPVAAAVSQVVVADVVTALADLAREVVARVRAHGNLFVVGITGSNGKTTTKNMLARILEGEGETIAPRASFNNEVGAPLTMLRVTHDTRYLVSEFGASGPGEIARLAGLVDPDVGVVLMVGMAHAGGFGGVEATLRAKSELIHAVRPGGIAVLNADDPRVVTMAQIAAQRHEAVRWFGRGPTADVRAEEVEVDADGTTCTVIVDGERLPLRLQVLGEHHVMNALAAITAATALGVAPDIAIARLETLELAERWRMQPLGSARVRIINDAYNASPDSMAAALRTLAQIAAPGERTVAVLGAMSELGEFSGDEHDRIGLLAVRLNIRRIVVVGPEARRLFISVISEGSWDGEAVFFATADEAYDYLMSELRDGDRVLVKSSNAAGLRHLGDRLGESFS, encoded by the coding sequence ATGATTGCCTTGACGTTTGCCGAGGTGGCGCGAGCCACCTCCGGTGAGCTGCGCCCGGCTGCAGGCGCCGGCCCGGACACCGTCGTGTCCGGCGCCGTCGACACCGACTCGCGGCTGATCGAGCCGGGCGGCATCTTCGTCGCCAAACCCGGCGAGATCACTGACGGCCACGAATTCGTCGACGCCGCCGTGCAGCGCGGCGCGACGCTGGCGATCGTGGAACGCCCGGTCGCCGCCGCCGTGTCGCAGGTCGTGGTCGCCGACGTCGTCACCGCGCTGGCCGACCTCGCGCGCGAGGTCGTCGCGCGCGTCCGCGCGCACGGGAACCTGTTCGTGGTGGGCATCACCGGCTCCAACGGCAAGACCACCACCAAGAACATGCTCGCCCGCATCCTGGAGGGCGAGGGGGAGACGATCGCCCCCCGCGCCTCGTTCAACAACGAGGTCGGCGCCCCGCTGACCATGCTGCGGGTCACCCACGACACGCGCTACCTCGTCAGCGAGTTCGGTGCGAGCGGACCCGGCGAGATCGCGCGGCTGGCAGGACTGGTCGATCCCGACGTCGGCGTCGTGCTGATGGTGGGCATGGCCCACGCGGGCGGCTTCGGCGGCGTGGAGGCGACCCTGCGGGCCAAGTCCGAGCTGATCCACGCCGTCCGCCCCGGCGGCATCGCGGTGCTCAACGCCGACGACCCGCGGGTGGTCACGATGGCGCAGATCGCCGCGCAACGCCACGAGGCCGTGCGCTGGTTCGGTCGGGGCCCGACCGCGGACGTGCGGGCGGAAGAGGTCGAAGTGGACGCCGACGGCACGACGTGCACGGTCATCGTCGACGGGGAGCGACTGCCGCTGCGCCTGCAGGTGCTGGGGGAGCACCACGTCATGAACGCCCTCGCCGCGATCACCGCCGCCACCGCGCTCGGCGTCGCCCCCGACATCGCGATCGCCCGGCTGGAGACCCTCGAGCTGGCGGAGCGCTGGCGGATGCAGCCGCTGGGTTCGGCCCGGGTGCGCATCATCAACGACGCGTACAACGCCAGCCCCGATTCGATGGCGGCAGCGTTGCGCACCCTCGCGCAGATCGCCGCTCCCGGCGAACGCACCGTCGCGGTGCTGGGTGCGATGAGCGAGCTGGGGGAGTTCTCCGGCGACGAGCACGACCGCATCGGCCTGCTGGCGGTGCGCCTGAACATCCGCCGCATCGTCGTGGTCGGCCCCGAAGCGCGCCGGCTGTTCATCTCGGTGATCTCGGAAGGCTCGTGGGACGGTGAGGCGGTGTTCTTCGCCACCGCCGACGAGGCGTACGACTACTTGATGTCGGAGCTGCGCGACGGCGACCGCGTGCTGGTCAAATCCTCCAACGCCGCGGGCCTGCGGCATCTGGGCGATCGTCTGGGAGAATCGTTCTCGTGA
- the mraY gene encoding phospho-N-acetylmuramoyl-pentapeptide-transferase, with translation MRSLLVAATISLAFTLFLTPLFIRLFERLGWGQVIRTPEDGNNPQHAAKRGTPTMGGIIFILGALIGYFAGTYTGGSPPTPSGLLVLWMMVGLGAVGLVDDMMKVRSQRSLGLSGWRKVLGQVLVAVPFGILALNFPNIHGFTPASAHISLFRDIPVLSFMALGAIIGWVLYLAWVSFLSVAWSNATNLTDGLDGLSTGAGIFTVSAYALVAFWQFQQRCTSAALVPAYADACYNTRDPLDLTIVAASFVGALVGFLWWNAPKAKIFMGDVGSMAIGGVIVAMSVLTRTELLAVLIAGVFVIAPGSVVLQRYYFKATGGKRIFLMSPFHHHLELRGWPEITIVVRMWIIAGMLAVTGVGLFYVEWLAAQ, from the coding sequence GTGAGATCCCTCCTGGTAGCCGCGACGATCTCACTCGCGTTCACACTGTTCCTCACGCCGCTGTTCATCAGACTGTTCGAACGGCTCGGCTGGGGTCAGGTGATCCGCACCCCCGAGGACGGCAACAACCCGCAGCACGCCGCCAAGCGCGGCACGCCCACGATGGGCGGCATCATCTTCATCCTCGGTGCACTCATCGGGTACTTCGCCGGCACCTACACCGGCGGCAGCCCGCCCACCCCGTCCGGCCTGCTGGTGCTGTGGATGATGGTGGGCCTGGGCGCCGTGGGCCTGGTCGACGACATGATGAAGGTGCGCAGCCAGCGCAGCCTCGGCCTGTCCGGCTGGCGCAAGGTGCTGGGGCAGGTGCTCGTGGCAGTGCCGTTCGGCATCCTCGCCCTGAACTTCCCCAACATCCACGGGTTCACCCCCGCCTCGGCGCACATCTCGCTGTTCCGCGACATCCCGGTGCTGTCGTTCATGGCGCTCGGCGCGATCATCGGCTGGGTCCTGTACCTCGCGTGGGTGTCGTTCCTGTCCGTCGCGTGGTCCAACGCCACCAACCTCACCGACGGACTGGACGGCCTGTCCACCGGTGCCGGCATTTTCACCGTCTCGGCCTACGCGCTCGTGGCGTTCTGGCAGTTCCAGCAGCGGTGCACCAGCGCCGCCCTCGTCCCGGCCTACGCGGACGCCTGCTACAACACCCGCGACCCGCTGGACCTCACGATCGTCGCCGCGTCGTTCGTCGGCGCGCTGGTCGGGTTCCTGTGGTGGAACGCCCCGAAGGCGAAGATCTTCATGGGTGACGTCGGCTCCATGGCCATCGGCGGCGTCATCGTCGCGATGTCGGTGCTGACCCGCACCGAGCTGCTGGCCGTGCTCATCGCCGGCGTCTTCGTCATCGCGCCGGGTTCGGTCGTACTGCAGCGCTACTACTTCAAGGCGACCGGTGGCAAACGCATCTTCCTGATGAGCCCGTTCCACCATCACCTCGAACTGCGCGGCTGGCCGGAGATCACCATCGTGGTGCGCATGTGGATCATCGCCGGCATGCTCGCGGTGACCGGCGTCGGACTGTTCTACGTCGAGTGGCTCGCAGCACAATGA
- the murD gene encoding UDP-N-acetylmuramoyl-L-alanine--D-glutamate ligase, protein MSDRLDALTSWHADWRGLRVAVLGLSVTGFSVADTLAELGARVLVVTETAAEEYARLLPVIGADLWTGALDDVPADLASFAPDVIVASPGFAPHHPVIRWAQDAGIALWGDIELAWRVRDKVLRPDGRPADWVLVTGTNGKTTTTRLAATMMTEGGLRAAPCGNIGVPVLDAVRDPAGFDVLVVELSSHQLWYLGLQQGPQPVSPAAAVCLNLADDHLQWHGSFAAYRDAKAVVYNHTRIACVYNKADIATREMVEEAEVVDGCRAIGFDLGVPGPSDLGVVDGILVDRAFLDERHTTALELTTVAELAEHGLAAPHVVANILAASALARALDVPPAAIAAALQEFRLDPHRIEVVAVAGGITWVDDSKATNPHAAASSLAAFPGAVWVVGGLLKGVDISDLVAGRGARAKAAIVIGADRTAVTEAFERHAPTVPVFEVDDTDTEEVMTRVVELAAGIARDGDVVLLAPAAASFDQFASYSDRGHRFAAAVRERIGRGRGGEHDEQPHDTPDGPR, encoded by the coding sequence ATGAGCGATCGCCTGGACGCACTCACCAGCTGGCACGCCGACTGGCGGGGACTGCGCGTAGCGGTGCTGGGGCTGTCGGTGACGGGATTCTCGGTCGCCGACACGCTCGCGGAACTCGGCGCACGGGTGCTCGTGGTGACCGAGACCGCCGCCGAGGAGTACGCCCGGCTGCTGCCGGTGATCGGAGCGGACCTGTGGACCGGTGCGCTTGACGACGTGCCTGCGGACTTGGCCTCGTTCGCCCCCGACGTGATCGTCGCCTCGCCGGGCTTCGCCCCGCACCACCCGGTCATCCGGTGGGCGCAGGATGCCGGCATCGCGCTGTGGGGTGACATCGAACTGGCCTGGCGGGTGCGCGACAAGGTCCTGCGCCCCGACGGCCGCCCCGCCGACTGGGTGCTGGTCACCGGGACCAACGGCAAGACCACGACGACCCGTCTCGCCGCGACCATGATGACCGAGGGCGGGCTGCGCGCCGCGCCCTGCGGCAACATCGGCGTTCCGGTGCTCGACGCGGTGCGCGACCCGGCCGGCTTCGACGTGCTCGTGGTCGAACTGTCCAGCCATCAGCTGTGGTACCTCGGGTTGCAGCAGGGTCCGCAGCCGGTGTCGCCGGCCGCGGCGGTGTGCCTCAACCTCGCCGACGACCACCTGCAGTGGCACGGCTCGTTCGCGGCGTACCGCGACGCCAAGGCCGTCGTCTACAACCACACCCGCATCGCCTGCGTCTACAACAAGGCCGACATCGCCACCCGCGAGATGGTCGAAGAGGCCGAGGTGGTGGACGGTTGCCGCGCGATCGGATTCGATCTCGGCGTGCCCGGCCCCAGTGACCTCGGCGTCGTCGACGGCATCCTCGTGGACCGTGCGTTCCTCGACGAACGGCACACCACCGCGCTGGAACTGACGACGGTCGCCGAACTGGCAGAGCATGGCCTTGCCGCCCCGCACGTCGTGGCGAACATCCTGGCCGCCAGTGCCCTGGCCCGCGCGCTCGATGTGCCGCCGGCGGCGATCGCCGCGGCGCTGCAGGAGTTCCGGCTCGATCCGCACCGCATCGAAGTTGTCGCCGTCGCCGGTGGCATCACCTGGGTCGACGACTCCAAGGCGACCAACCCCCACGCCGCCGCCTCGTCGCTGGCAGCCTTCCCGGGGGCGGTCTGGGTCGTGGGCGGACTGCTGAAGGGCGTGGACATCTCCGACCTCGTCGCCGGTCGCGGCGCGCGCGCGAAAGCGGCGATCGTGATCGGCGCCGACCGCACCGCCGTGACGGAGGCGTTCGAGCGACACGCCCCGACGGTCCCGGTTTTCGAGGTGGACGACACGGACACTGAAGAGGTCATGACGCGGGTCGTGGAACTGGCGGCCGGAATCGCCCGGGACGGGGACGTGGTGCTACTGGCCCCCGCCGCAGCATCCTTCGACCAGTTCGCGTCCTACTCAGACCGCGGCCACCGCTTCGCCGCGGCGGTACGTGAACGAATCGGGAGGGGACGTGGTGGCGAACACGACGAGCAGCCGCACGACACCCCCGACGGACCCCGCTGA
- the ftsW gene encoding putative lipid II flippase FtsW gives MANTTSSRTTPPTDPAEGDGRGGLAARVSLGKVFAPVPSEFLLISSAALLLTGFGLVMVLSATSATSTAAGLGPYDTLIKQAVFALIGIPLMFVLSRFPVGFWKKIAWPALIGATALQLLVFVPGIGIENDGNRNWIAIAGFQAQPSEFLKLTLALWLGLVLFRKRMLLTKWQHVFIPVVPVGVLVIGTVLAGRDLGTAMILVLVLLAALFFSGVKLRLFVIPLIGAVVAVAALAVTSPNRMARILSFLDPNCIADYLDSCYQPLHGVWGLAAGGFFGLGLGNSREKYAWLPAAAHDYIFAIVGEELGLIGCVVALGLFALFAVGAFHVVRKTDDPFVRIAAGAITVWIVGQALINIGVVLRVFPVLGVPLPFMSQGGTALLSVLMACGVLLSFARSLPVKPPASA, from the coding sequence GTGGCGAACACGACGAGCAGCCGCACGACACCCCCGACGGACCCCGCTGAGGGCGACGGCCGCGGAGGACTTGCCGCCCGCGTCTCGCTGGGCAAGGTGTTCGCGCCGGTGCCGAGCGAGTTCCTGCTGATCTCGTCGGCGGCGCTGCTGCTGACCGGGTTCGGCCTGGTGATGGTGCTCTCCGCGACCTCCGCGACCTCCACCGCCGCCGGTCTCGGGCCCTACGACACCCTCATCAAGCAGGCGGTGTTCGCCCTCATCGGCATCCCGTTGATGTTCGTCCTCAGCCGCTTCCCGGTGGGGTTCTGGAAGAAGATCGCCTGGCCCGCCCTGATCGGGGCGACCGCACTGCAGCTGCTGGTGTTCGTGCCCGGCATCGGCATCGAGAACGACGGAAACCGCAACTGGATCGCGATCGCCGGCTTCCAGGCGCAGCCGTCGGAGTTCCTCAAGCTCACCCTGGCGCTGTGGCTCGGGCTGGTGCTGTTCCGCAAGCGCATGCTGCTGACGAAATGGCAGCACGTGTTCATCCCGGTCGTCCCCGTGGGCGTGCTGGTGATCGGGACGGTCCTGGCCGGCCGGGACCTCGGCACCGCGATGATCCTGGTGCTCGTCCTGCTGGCGGCGCTGTTCTTCTCCGGTGTGAAGCTGCGGCTGTTCGTCATCCCGCTCATCGGTGCGGTCGTCGCCGTTGCCGCGCTGGCGGTGACCAGCCCCAACCGCATGGCCCGCATCCTGAGCTTCCTCGACCCCAACTGCATCGCCGATTACCTGGACAGCTGCTATCAGCCGCTGCATGGGGTGTGGGGTCTGGCCGCCGGCGGGTTCTTCGGGCTGGGGCTGGGCAACTCGCGCGAGAAGTACGCGTGGCTGCCGGCCGCCGCGCACGACTACATCTTCGCGATCGTCGGTGAAGAGCTCGGACTGATCGGATGCGTCGTGGCACTGGGTCTGTTCGCCCTGTTCGCCGTCGGTGCCTTCCACGTCGTCCGCAAGACCGACGACCCGTTCGTGCGCATCGCGGCCGGCGCGATCACGGTGTGGATCGTCGGGCAGGCGCTGATCAACATCGGCGTCGTGCTGCGGGTGTTCCCGGTGCTGGGCGTGCCGCTGCCGTTCATGTCGCAGGGTGGAACGGCGCTGCTGTCGGTGCTCATGGCGTGCGGCGTGCTGCTGTCGTTCGCTCGGAGCCTCCCCGTCAAGCCACCCGCGTCGGCCTGA
- the murG gene encoding undecaprenyldiphospho-muramoylpentapeptide beta-N-acetylglucosaminyltransferase, producing MTTYLLAGGGTAGHVNPLLAVADGLRARDPEATVLVLGTREGLEARLVPERGYELLFVDKVPFPRRPNAAAAAFPAQFQRAVAQVRAHIRAHRVDVVAGFGGYASAPAYVAAARERVPFVVHEANARPGLANVLGARRAAKVGVAFAGTPLKRSHVVGMPLRREIVDLDRDALRAEAAAYFGLDPARPTLLVFGGSLGAQRLNEAFAGAWQDVVDAGWQLLQAAGEKNELRDPGVSGYALRPYIDRMDLAFALADAIVSRAGAATVSEISALGIPAVYVPYAVGNGEQALNASSAVHAGAARLIPDAEFTAERVRGEVVPLLRDEQALAGMRKAAASVGSRTGTEDVIALIDAALAG from the coding sequence GTGACGACGTACCTCCTCGCCGGCGGCGGCACCGCCGGCCATGTCAACCCGCTGCTGGCGGTCGCCGACGGGCTGCGCGCCCGCGACCCCGAGGCCACCGTGCTGGTCCTCGGCACGCGGGAGGGGCTCGAGGCCCGGCTGGTGCCCGAGCGCGGGTATGAGCTGCTGTTCGTCGACAAGGTGCCCTTCCCCCGTCGGCCGAACGCCGCCGCTGCGGCCTTCCCGGCACAGTTCCAGCGTGCGGTGGCGCAGGTGCGTGCGCACATCCGTGCCCACCGGGTCGACGTTGTCGCCGGGTTCGGCGGCTACGCGTCGGCACCGGCCTACGTCGCAGCGGCGCGCGAGCGAGTGCCGTTCGTCGTGCACGAGGCCAACGCCCGACCGGGCCTGGCGAACGTGCTCGGTGCGCGCCGGGCCGCCAAAGTGGGCGTGGCCTTCGCCGGCACGCCGCTGAAGCGCTCGCACGTGGTGGGCATGCCGCTGCGGCGCGAGATCGTCGACCTCGACCGCGACGCGCTGCGCGCCGAGGCCGCGGCGTACTTCGGTCTGGATCCGGCCCGGCCCACGCTGCTCGTCTTCGGCGGATCGCTGGGTGCGCAGCGCCTGAACGAGGCGTTCGCCGGCGCCTGGCAGGACGTGGTGGATGCCGGCTGGCAGCTGCTGCAGGCGGCGGGGGAGAAGAACGAGCTGCGCGACCCGGGCGTCTCCGGCTACGCGCTGCGGCCGTACATCGACCGCATGGACCTCGCCTTCGCGCTGGCCGACGCGATCGTCTCGCGCGCCGGTGCGGCCACCGTCAGCGAGATCAGCGCCCTGGGAATCCCCGCGGTGTACGTGCCGTACGCGGTGGGCAACGGTGAGCAGGCGCTCAACGCCTCATCGGCGGTCCACGCCGGGGCGGCGCGCCTGATCCCCGACGCCGAGTTCACCGCGGAGCGGGTGCGCGGCGAGGTCGTACCGCTGCTGCGCGATGAGCAGGCGCTGGCCGGCATGCGCAAGGCGGCGGCATCGGTCGGCAGCCGCACCGGCACCGAGGATGTCATCGCTCTGATCGACGCCGCCCTGGCCGGCTGA